TCAAAAGAAACAAAGGGTTGTTATTATTTCACTCCAATTAGTCGCAAGCAAGGAGATTCACCTTTCAACAAGCTCTACCGATTGTAAGTGGTTCTTAACTTCTCTTGTTATTTCAATGGATAATCGTGCTAGGGGAAATATAAACTTTGTTAGAGGAGAAGGGTCAAATAGGAATTCGATGATTGACTCTACTATGGACATAAATTATGGCAAAATGCCTAGTCTTACCTATGATGTTAGTTCTCAAAATTACTTTATAAATAATGAATGTCTTATAAAATTCGGTTCAATGAAAGAGCTCATCATGGAAATGTTATTTGTGAATGTTTCGGATACAAAATATATGAACTTTGTGAAGGATCGTGAATGGGGTATAATTCATGAAAGCTCTTTCAAGGCAACTCCGGACCTAGTGAAGCTATTTTATGCCAACATGCATTAAATGAATTTTGAAGGATGTACTTTTCGTACTATGATCGGTACAAAGTCGTTTTGATGTCAACAAACAAGTAATTTCAGAACTGATACTCTATCCCTTCATGAATACCTTCTTTCCATGTTCAGATGAAAGATACAGGGTCGACAACAACACCATATCATCAAAAATTGGCGGTGCATGGTCAAGTAACTCTCTTCTTATCAACaatgttgaatttcatctcaAAGTCTCTGGGAAACTGGCTTGTGCTAATCTGTATCCTAACAATATGCATAAGACAAAATGGAATAGAGATGTGGCTGAACTTGTTTACCATCTTGTCCGAGGAATCAATTTTTTTGACTTCTGTGGGTTAATGATCATACAAATGATCACAATCCGAAGAGGTAAAAGAGGAACTCCTGGTTTTGCTTGTTTGATTACAAGAATATGCAGTTATTTTGGAAAGACTCCAAAGAAATTAGGTGAAGGAATTCTCAACAGTATGAGAGGAAAAGTCTTCAATGCACCTCCACCTATAAGAGTTGAAGGGGATCCACATTCTCTCAGGAGAAaactagagagaaagaaaaactgCATCATTGACATAATTGATCGTGCAATAGAAATACATACAGATCTTACCTATGCTCTGAATGCTATCTCAGACAGTTACAAAGACACCTcttctgaggaagaagaagaaaacactgATTTGGACATCTCTGACTAATATCCAAAACTGGATATGTAATATTATGTACATTATTGAGAATCATGTGTAAGACTCGtttctttttcttgcatgtttaGGTTTTTGTAGAACTTatgaatgtttatgggatgtttgatttcggttttactaccttaatattcgatttcatatattgtgaacccttatggtttaggtgactttttgatttagcgggattaagttctagccctagtaggtaggctttatcaaaggatcatgaggggttctaatagaaacagtatgtgaaaaagtcacaatatgttgaatcggttttggttcagcataaaagcatatgtgtttcgacggttttcaacttttgcttgcaattgttaaaaccggttttcaacctttctcttgtAAAGGTTGAgatgtgttgttattcttttgtttatgcataaggatgacaacgtggtgatatttcgatatcaattctcactggacgaagatgctatcatattggagaagtggatgcgaaatttgaggtaacaatcttgttagttaattgttttcctatttaagaaaagactgagtttatattatatatatttattgcttttgcttaaccaaatttaggttcaattgatatttattccatgatgtgtgtgtggatgcgTGATTCAATTAGTTCcggataagaaaaactattgttatattgattttgtatggtatcaattgtttaggcttacaaaaatacggtgcaattgcggtgcttttaatgtctatgttgtttcaattccttccgattgaggtgaataattatgcaagttgatttattttggtttgtatgaattatttatggctttaCGAAAtagtatgtgtacgggatgagttgtttagtccaattcgattacggataagaaactaagttaattctgatcttagtttgtcttatcaaagtaaggtttcggttattcaagtctaatcgaatgcctaaacaaggaaatgctagttaactaacctagtgtttggcttgtttaaaattgaaagatctaagtttatggataattataactttatgagaaaaatgaagtttatcattattttggtcttatcgaattaagcggttgttttttgaacaatcggtttagcaaagggactaatgtgattagttgtttttggtttgctaaactaaatgggaaaaattgtttcggacaattgtttccttggtaacatatcaaaataagactacttgtagtttcggttttgatatcggttatcagaacatgatgtgtgggatgctcgtgcctaactctacaggtttgcaagtttattctgagatttgtaagattcttttcttgttgtcctttattttttttcgtttctttgtcatttttgtgacaaaagggggaaaTATATGGAATAAATAGGTGATGCTGGTATTGATTTAATATtaattggcatcgctagggaaaagaacattggtacttgaatgttttatttaacgaaagagtaaaagcatggactaaggaggagtaacatgtcatattggttggtataacaaagacgtgcggattgaatatctacctatcttccttagggggagtatttgctttgttattataatatcaacaacggcattttcaatgattgaatgtaagcagttttactgtgttgttgaatcgggaatcaagcggagtgtaatgaattcttgtaatttttttatccatatgatgtaagagttttgtcactaaaattgatagaggtcgagattgttagagcattgctcggttgaacccaccaagcgttggtatgtcaagtttggttgtcatattttagtgaatcaaaactcatgttaagagtagcttgattatgtactagagttaaacttcgtacatgttagcttgaaagtattaggatatgagacattacaagtattgcgaagtcttgaagatgtgaagaagcaaggagctacaacgacaacaatcatccttccacttgaggttagtgatatttgacttgaattgtttcattccctaacgtatctttcaagtcgtgcatattgaaaacataactgcgaagcatatatcaactctagatagacatagtattaagtaatacaatacgaggtttattgcttaaccattaaactttgtagattagacatcgccataatcatttgaatgttattgtgattatgtatgggtatgaggtgaggatttcatcctagggaacaatgtttacatgtgttctaaggaagtaagttcataaacttgtttgtgaaccgaaaaggaaattgccaggagttattggttttgttattcattgcatatcttatgaacaaccaatatgtgtgatagagaataaccgctcacaacttgttgtgttcttggtagaactattcacaaagtcctgacttatgtattggtatgacttttattagtaaaaccaatcttaagtaatcacctgtggtatgatcggattatgtctgaccttggggaaagggaaccgatcctagtaaggaaaACGGAACTGATCCtcgtaagggaaagggaaccgatcctagtaatgggtgcagtacatcaaggggaaccgatccttgtatggggtgcaacaaggtttatagcagaaaggggaaccgatcctatggacatgtgcaacacatataagttagataccacatatatgtggggaaccgatcctagtacctagtcaatctaatctttgggaagctagtgtgactatgcgtagtactcacatggaggtaaaaacgaaacttgttttggtagaaccgttaaactcatgattgtgattgaatgttggtttgatcaatcacatagttcttgaaagtcagatgaaccaattccaaacttgtttggaagtgtggaaaatcggtttcaaggttgtaagtccgaaagagaacttacaaagtaaagatgtcgacaaactttgaacacgtgctgtgaatgtttatttctataattgttcaaagatattccttaacagccaaggtaagagaatcccaggatcgaaacataagtaagttaagaatcttttaattaaggttattaattttattttataaggaaattacataattagtaatatgcatttactaattagattttccgagagttttcgatcgttatttttggacagagcatttccaggaattatggaagccgaatctgtgctttaatgaatatcttgagaatattttcggttttgaaaattccttggtgtccaaacttccttgtctataaatacacgaagttttcctttctagcaaaccaatccttcgtaacaatatatttactctttttttgttgttactggtgtagccgcctatcagagagaagagtaatctaattaggtgaaattcttacggacgctcagtttataagtcttctttgggattgagaagctctagcgcgacccgttggtgggaaactagataattacggtttatttttgttgtcgattgatttgattgactaacggtagttgaaatctgattgcacctagtttgtttattattgagaatcttctcttatgatataagattcactcaaactagttcagagtttcgaccgggatctttagactgttgttagttctaaagacgatcttgtgataatctattgttaacagactccgttctatgtgtgattgatcacaagagattcaagtgattgtgtgcaggtttttattgaagatttaagaagattcgaagacaaagaagatattgaagatatgacttgggttttacaatctttggtgtgtacaatacttgtttcggtaaaagaggatccaattactaatcggtttatccttgtggtagattggattgattaaatgAGTAAATAGACATCAagacggttcttcggattaaaggtgttgttggcttaatcttaatcgattaccttcgggtgattgaacataagatagatctagacctgacgaaggagtttatgttgagataaacagaagagcctttgtccgactcatataacttggttgaatagagttgatacctaacagatttcttgttcctttactgtttggaatacgaaccaaagggattgatccaagtacgcgacttatttataagttggaggcgtgggaatacagacggaactaggtgaactatagggttagttacttggtctcaattatacgaagttagtgtaattttgtgtagcggcttaatccttagagtattcaattctggactaggtcccgtggttgttctgcatttgcagttttccgcgtcaacaaaatcttgcggtgtcatttacttttattttccgcattataattgttttaatataattaaagtaaataacacaaacgttaattcctatttacttgacaagcaatcctattgtgtttggttaagtccgaacctttgtatcaagtaaacatacttctttgttgtattgtctcgatctcgtatccatagacgatcacgcgaagtgtgaaccgattagttgtattgtctcgactcagtccatagacaatcactttcgaaaaaaggacttataagtagaaaaagttttagcttgagatatatttgggtaccctcaccttttcacttTCCTATCTAATATTGACTCGAAGATTTTTATCTTTGATCTATACATGAAAAAAGGTGCATCTAAATATGGGTTCAAAATCAGGGTTCAGAAATACATCTAAATAAGGGTATTTAACGTTTACATGCTTTTAATTTGTAGGAGCTTTGACATCATTGGTTGAGGTCCCATTCTTTAAGGTCCAACCTCTCCAACCTTGTGCGGCAACTTGAAGTCAAGGgaacatggaaaaataaaaatgtttacaaaatgcaaaaaataaataaaaaattgcagAACTAAAGACAAGACAGTCACAGCAGGCAACATCAAACAGACTGTCAATTTGTAAGTGTTAAAATCAGTTCGGAACCAACCAGTGACATTTTCCCACTTCCCTCTTCTCCCTTCACCTCGTTCCCATCGCCACAACCTCCCCAAATATATCTCCACTATATAAAATACTATTATTTCTCCAgagagaaaaacaaacaaaaatagattcaattttgatttttgtggtgaagaaaacagagaaagaaagaaaaaaaaatgatgttgaAAGGATGCAATGCAGATCTATTACAAACCCTAGCTCATTCTAGATTCTCACCTAAAACTAAAACCCTTTTCAGAGGAATTTCTGTTgtttcatgttcttcttcatctaaaacatcaacaacaacaactacagCTTCTGATCTTGTTATTAACGATACTAAGaattcttcttctgctgctgtttcTGGTTCTAATTCAGCATTTAGTTTAGCGGATAGGCTACGTTTAGGTAGTTTGCTTGAAGATGGTTTATCTTATAAAGAGAATTTCATTGTTAGATGTTATGAAGTTGGGATTAATAAAACTGCTACTGTTGAAACCATGGCTAATCTGTTACAGGTATTTATTGATTCTTATCTTCTTTTATTTaaagttttggtttttaatgCCTAATTTTGAAATCTATGGCTTAATTTATTCTGGGtcatttttcgtttttttttcttcaaattctttgtTTCTATGATTTCAATCCTGAATTACTTCAATGGGTTGCTTAAAGGATTGAGATTTCTGATTTTAAGCTGGTTGAATTTGGGTTGAATGCAGCAAGagggtcttttttttcttcttcttgcgaGATTTGTTCTTGTGAAATGTTGTTTGATTGTGTGTGGGTGATGTATTCGATGCAGGAAGTTGCATGCAATCATGCACAGAGTGTTGGGTTTTCAACAGATGGATTTGCAACAACTCCTACCATGAGGAAAATGAATCTCATATGGGTCACTTCCCGCATGCACATTGAGATTTACAAATACCCAGCTTGGTGGGTTCTTTTTATCTTTTGCAATGTTGGTTTTGAGATGCCTGAGTTACTGAATCTGTTTTTTAATGTGTATGTATAGGGGTGATGTGGTTGAGATCGAAACATGGTGTCAAAGTGAAGGGAGAATTGGGACAAGGCGTGACTGGATTCTTAAAGATTTTGCTACTGGTGTAGTTATTGGGAGAGCTACCAGGTTGTTAATCATACACAATctcttctttttagtttttttcctCTCTTAGCTCAAATGGTATTGGATCTTGCTACTAGTCCAATTCTACGGTGTCTGTGAAGCACATTCTTTCTCAATATGATCAGAGTCAATTTTATTCGCAATTAGTTTATTTGCTAGAGTAGAGTACTTTTCTTATGGAATCCGAAATCAATCCAAATTGAATGTATGAAAAGCAACACTCTTCTTAATGGTAACTAGTGACTGAACATAACTACATTATGAGCTAGGTGGCGTAGCATGTGTCCTTGGCCAAGTGTTCATGCTAATTGAGTGGTTTTTAGTTGAAAGCCTATGAGAATGCGTCAAATTGGTTCCTTTGCTGCCCTGGAAATCTCTTATGATGTGCTTGTTTGTTTGGTATTCATCCCAATGTATGCATGCCATATTAAAGTTGAACAATACCGGTGTAGATGCTGTAAATGTGCCACAGGTTCTCCTCATTGTGGAGTTGCATACATTGTCTTGTCTTTGTTATCTTTTCCTAATTTAAAGAAACTACTTATTCTAAAACTTCATGTCTACCGATATTTGCCTGCAGCAAGTGGGTGATGATGAATCAGAACACAAGAAGACTTCAAAAAGTCAATGACGATGTGCGGGATGAATATTTGGTTTTCTGCCCACGGACACCTCGGTACATTTCCTTCTTTTGGATGTCCTGTTTATTGTCCTTAATTGTGCATGGATGATTTCTCATTCAAGCTCTTCCAAAATCACGAATTAGCTTCCCTTAAGTTCCCTAAATAAAGATTCCTCTCTTTTAGATACACAGTAGAACCTCTCTATAGTAATACTCACGATTTAATAATATAAAGCTTTGGTCCCAACTTGGCTTGGTCTTTGAGGTACAACCTCTCTATAGTAGTAGCCACTTTATATTAATGATTTTGGGTTTGCCCAAGAGTATTAATATGGGAAGTGATACACCTACCGTGGGATTATCCCGAGGATAATCCGGACTGAAACAAATTTCTGCACCAGGAGAAAACAGGGGGGGGGTGTTAAAGGGTGGAGCCCACACCCTTTTTTGTTTCAGTCGGGATTATTCTCGGGATAATCCAGGGGTAAATGTATCATTTTCCTATTAATGTAGAGAGGTTTGACTGTACTAGATTTTTCAAGTACTGACTCTAGCCAGGTTCAGTTACTTTCAGTGTATCCCCGTAAGGCCGTAACTCATTTTTAGTTGGTGCTAGTCAAACTGGTATAGCTCAAGTCCAAAGTCTTGAATAAAAGTTTCTCAATTGCTACTTATCAACAGGTGATCTCCCTTTATCACCATCAATTTATTATAATTGTGGCCTTTCACCAATTGAGTGGTAAACCAACAGTCAAAATTTATAGCTAACTGTTTTACAAATCATGGCCCTTGGCCTTATGTTCTCACTCTCTTAAGTGGTTCAAACTTTCAGATGTTTCATTCTGAATTTAGTCTTCAACGTATCATATAAACAGTGTATCATATGTTCAGTGAATTTCGGTATTTCAGATAATTTAATCAATTCAATTAAAACGCGATTCAAGCCCTGATATGTTTAACCTCTGTAATTTGGACGCTCACCACACACTACCTGAGAGTTTTGACTCAATAGCATTAATTTATAGCATTTTAAGCTTAACAAGAGGCTATTTAAGCACTTCTAAAGATGATACTACAGCTGCCTGAACTAAAGCAGCTAAACTATTGACTATGCTCCCCAAACTTGCAAGTTCCTTCCGTTGGTCCGACCTGTAATATTTCATTGTTTGGTAATATGAAGAAGTAATTTCAACTATTGTTTATGTTCTTTAGATTATCGTTTCCTGAGGAAAATAACAGTAGTTTGAAGAAAATTCCCAAGCTTGAAGATCCTGCACAATATTCCAAACTAGGGCTTGTGGTAAGTTCTCTAAGCTTGCTTGGTCTATATAGTGGACTCCACAACTTTATTTGATATGCTCCAGTTTTGTGTAAACGGCCTGCTTAAATACTATATTTTCTCTTGCAGCCAAGAAGAGCTGATCTGGACATGAACCAGCATGTCAACAATGTGACTTACATTGGTTGGGTTCTTGAGGTCAGTTAAATGCCTCTCTAACTCATGCTCTTGCTTAAAACCTCTGTTTCAGAACCCACATGTTAAACTTTTGTTTAGTCTTCTGCTTGTGACCTATACTAGGATTGTTGTTTTACCTTGCTTAACTAGAAGTTGAATTGAAGGGTGATTATGCCAGCTCCAAAAATTTGCAAGTTTGGTACAGTATCCTTTAGTATTTTACAGGCCTTGCTCTGATTACTATGATATCAGATGTAACTAGATCCGAGGTCTAAAGACCAGAACAAGGTTCCTGAACCCCTGATACTTCACCAATTTCTTATAAAATAAGTTTTGTTTCCAGCTAAGTTGAGTACCAGAATCAGAACTGACTTATAAAATAACATCCAACTCCCTTGGTAATTGGGTAACTGAGCAAGAGCCAATCTATCGACACCCATACACAATAGCATTAAGCTTTGAGTTGCTCTCCTTTAAAAGACATGTTTGATTGATGCTCTATCTTTATATGATTACTGTTTCATAGATTTGTGTTGTTATTGAACAGAGCATCCCCCAAGAGATCATTGACACTCACGAGTTGCAAAAGATCACATTAGATTATCGACGAGAGTGCCAGCACGACAACACTGTTGATTCTCTTACTAGCCCAGAGATGACAGAGGATGTACATAAGCTTCCAGAGACAAATGGATCTGTCACAGGGGGAAGGCACGAAATGGATACTTGTCAATTTTTACACTTCTTAAGACTATCAGGCGAAGGACTTGAATTAAACCGAGGAAGAACCGAATGGAGAAAGAAACTCGCAAGATGAAAAGGCGTCATTCAGTTTATTCTTTTTCGTTGTTTCAGTTTGTaagcttttttcttttcttttctggtTAATTAGCTAAGCCAAGTATCATTAGAGATTTAAAGAACCTTATGCTTTTCGAGTGCTTAGAGTGTATGATGTTGAAGTACCCAGTTTGAACTTCGTGAAACAAGACGGATATTTGTTCATCATGAGCTTGTAATTTTATGTTCGATGTTATTTGAATCGATGATGAATGCCAGTTTTGAACCAACTTTATGGACTCCTGTGATAATTTCTGATAGGTGAGTTGCAATAAAATTTCATTGAATCGCAATTGGACGTAAACACAAGATTTATTGTTGCACATTTTTGGCTCTGTCGGCACAATTGATGCCTTTCAGACACAGGATTTTATTGTGGCAGCTTCTGATGCCACTGTAAATACTTTAAACCATTGCATATAGTAGCCAAATAGCGAggagaaatcaaacaaaagaaaacatagaATGTAGAAAAAATTTCTTCCCGACTGATCTAAACATATCCGCCATTAACACGGATAACCTGTCCATTAACCCACTCACTAGCATCCCCAGCCAAAAACCCAACAACAGGAGCAACATCTTTAGTTTCACCGAGTCGACTCAACGGACATTCTGCAATCACATTCTTAATTT
This genomic stretch from Papaver somniferum cultivar HN1 chromosome 5, ASM357369v1, whole genome shotgun sequence harbors:
- the LOC113282967 gene encoding oleoyl-acyl carrier protein thioesterase 1, chloroplastic-like, encoding MMLKGCNADLLQTLAHSRFSPKTKTLFRGISVVSCSSSSKTSTTTTTASDLVINDTKNSSSAAVSGSNSAFSLADRLRLGSLLEDGLSYKENFIVRCYEVGINKTATVETMANLLQEVACNHAQSVGFSTDGFATTPTMRKMNLIWVTSRMHIEIYKYPAWGDVVEIETWCQSEGRIGTRRDWILKDFATGVVIGRATSKWVMMNQNTRRLQKVNDDVRDEYLVFCPRTPRLSFPEENNSSLKKIPKLEDPAQYSKLGLVPRRADLDMNQHVNNVTYIGWVLESIPQEIIDTHELQKITLDYRRECQHDNTVDSLTSPEMTEDVHKLPETNGSVTGGRHEMDTCQFLHFLRLSGEGLELNRGRTEWRKKLAR